A portion of the Gadus macrocephalus chromosome 10, ASM3116895v1 genome contains these proteins:
- the slc25a5 gene encoding ADP/ATP translocase 2, translated as MGDQAISFAKDFLAGGISAAISKTAVAPIERVKLLLQVQHASQQITADQQYKGIMDCVRRIPKEQGFLAFWRGNLANVIRYFPTQALNFAFKDKYKNVFLDGVDKHKQFWRYFAGNLASGGAAGATSLCFVYPLDFARTRLAADVGRAGAGREFKGLGDCLVKISKSDGIRGLYQGFSVSVQGIIIYRAAYFGVYDTAKGMLPDPKNTPIYVSWAIAQSVTAVAGFVSYPFDTVRRRMMMQSGRKGADIMYSGTMNCWTKIARDEGGKAFFKGAWSNVLRGMGGAFVLVLYDELKKVL; from the exons ATGGGTGATCAAGCTATTTCTTTCGCTAAGGACTTCTTGGCTGGTGGCATTAGCGCTGCCATATCCAAAACAGCTGTTGCCCCCATCGAAAGAGTGAAACTTCTGCTCCAG GTCCAACATGCCAGCCAACAGATCACGGCTGACCAGCAGTACAAGGGCATCATGGACTGCGTCAGGAGGATCCCCAAGGAGCAGGGCTTCCTGGCCTTCTGGAGAGGTAACCTGGCCAACGTCATCAGATACTTCCCCACCCAGGCCCTCAACTTCGCCTTCAAGGACAAGTACAAGAACGTGTTCCTGGACGGCGTGGACAAGCACAAGCAGTTCTGGCGCTACTTTGCTGGTAACCTAGCGTCGGGCGGCGCCGCCGGAGCCACGTCGCTGTGCTTCGTCTACCCCCTCGACTTCGCCAGGACACGCCTTGCCGCTGACGTGGGCCGGGCCGGGGCCGGTCGAGAGTTCAAAGGCCTGGGAGACTGTCTGGTGAAGATCTCCAAGTCTGACGGTATCAGGGGTCTTTACCAGGGCTTCAGCGTCTCCGTCCAGGGCATCATCATCTACAGGGCTGCCTACTTTGGTGTCTATGACACGGCCAAGG GCATGCTTCCCGATCCCAAGAACACGCCCATCTACGTGAGCTGGGCCATCGCCCAGTCGGTGACCGCCGTGGCCGGTTTCGTGTCCTACCCCTTCGATACCGTCCGTAGACGCATGATGATGCAGTCCGGCCGCAAAGGAG CTGACATCATGTACTCCGGCACCATGAACTGCTGGACGAAGATTGCACGTGACGAGGGCGGCAAGGCCTTCTTCAAGGGGGCGTGGTCCAACGTTCTCCGAGGCATGGGTGGCGCTTTCGTGCTGGTTCTGTACGACGAGCTGAAGAAAGTCCTATAA